One window of Ziziphus jujuba cultivar Dongzao chromosome 5, ASM3175591v1 genomic DNA carries:
- the LOC107429928 gene encoding uncharacterized protein LOC107429928, protein MNTITTISPPAPPDTHIDVKFTGISFPDNSGEPHQPKNIPLLLQPSYGRSKSSMFDELRNFRISLKWCALDHSSFYGKSISYTTFILLTIIVPILTTFAVHVPSTSPEDDPFSFNKLVQLPESGLAAIGFFTLSQFFKKYGLRQLLFLDALEDDSLYVRRGYTRELDKAFRYLACILLPSFFVALAHKIIFFSTVKISLPYISPGVPLNSIVFFLVLASWVYRTGVFLLVCVLFRLTCELQILRFEGLHKLFEGWDSDSSVIFEEHVRIRKQLLVTSHRYRVFIIACLFTITVSQFVALLLVLASKSEKTFFNSGDLLVCSAVQLCGFCLCLLGAARITHRAQGIVGIATRWNMVVTGTSAGLGGQCKSQAPAAADPNDSSEFSDSSDNFISVSPHDPSSFQTRQALVGYLQHNNGGITVFGFALDRGLLHTLFAFEFSLVLWILSKVVVLY, encoded by the exons ATGAACACCATCACCACCATTTCGCCGCCAGCGCCACCGGACACGCACATCGACGTAAAATTCACCGGAATTTCATTTCCCGACAATTCGGGTGAACCACACCAACCAAAAAACATCCCTTTACTTCTTCAACCCTCCTATGGCAGATCGAAATCATCAATGTTCGACGAACTTCGCAACTTCAGGATAAGCCTGAAATGGTGCGCTTTGGATCACTCTTCCTTTTATGGAAAATCCATATCCTACACCACCTTCATCCTCCTCACCATCATCGTCCCCATCCTCACCACCTTCGCCGTCCACGTCCCGTCGACGTCGCCGGAGGACGATCCTTTCTCGTTCAACAAGCTGGTTCAACTTCCGGAGTCCGGTTTGGCCGCCATAGGCTTCTTCACTCTGTCCCAGTTCTTCAAGAAGTACGGCCTCCGGCAGCTCCTTTTCCTCGACGCTCTAGAAGACGATTCTCTTTACGTCCGTCGTGGTTACACCCGCGAGCTCGACAAGGCTTTTCGATACCTCGCTTGCATACTGTTACCTTCCTTTTTCGTCGCACTGGCAcacaaaatcattttcttctccACTGTGAAAATATCGTTGCCTTATATAAGTCCCGGCGTTCCTCTCAACTCCattgtgttttttttggttttggcttcGTGGGTTTATCGAACCGGTGTGTTCTTGCTTGTGTGCGTCCTGTTCCGGCTGACTTGCGAGCTCCAAATCCTACGTTTCGAAGGTTTGCATAAGCTCTTCGAGGGGTGGGATTCCGATTCGTCGGTGATATTCGAAGAGCATGTGAGGATTAGGAAACAGCTGCTTGTTACCAGCCACAGGTACAGAGTCTTCATCATCGCGTGCTTGTTTACCATCACCGTTAGCCAATTCGTAGCCTTGTTGTTGGTTTTAGCTTCCAAATCGGAGAAAACCTTCTTCAACTCCGGCGATCTTTTG GTATGCTCGGCGGTGCAGCTATGCGGGTTTTGCTTGTGCCTATTAGGGGCGGCGAGAATAACACACAGAGCACAAGGAATAGTGGGGATTGCAACAAGATGGAACATGGTTGTGACCGGTACATCTGCTGGATTAGGCGGCCAATGTAAATCCCAAGCCCCTGCCGCTGCTGACCCAAACGACTCGTCTGAATTTTCTGATTCGTCGGACAATTTCATCTCAGTGTCCCCACATGACCCGTCTTCCTTCCAGACCAGGCAGGCTCTAg TGGGATATTTGCAACATAACAATGGGGGGATCACAGTTTTTGGATTTGCGCTTGATCGGGGACTGCTTCACACGCTATTCGCGTTTGAGTTCTCTTTGGTTCTCTGGATTCTCAGTAAAGTGGTGGTtttgtattga